One genomic region from Paramormyrops kingsleyae isolate MSU_618 chromosome 24, PKINGS_0.4, whole genome shotgun sequence encodes:
- the LOC111850426 gene encoding 5-hydroxytryptamine receptor 4-like, with amino-acid sequence MADLLVAVLVMPFSLVRTVDHWMFGKSVCIAHSLLDVAFCTSSIFSLSCIALDRYLAVCDPLRYSTRMSRRKISCLLLLSWFVPIGVSVPIVTLGQVADERAGGHGPTKCVLVMTAPFAVLAFTVSFLLPTVFMATAYWKIFLVAQKQVRQINTVENQATRTQGAIQLQPDSTTRRERKAAKTLGIILGAYLLCWLPFFIANLAHPLLGYSINSWVMELVLWLGYANSALNPILYAFFNAAFRHAFANILGCRRCVPGPQDGRLTPPNRSRHMGSEMVTVSG; translated from the coding sequence ATGGCCGACCTGCTGGTGGCGGTGTTGGTGATGCCCTTCAGCCTAGTGCGCACGGTGGATCACTGGATGTTCGGGAAGTCGGTCTGCATCGCCCACTCCCTGTTGGACGTGGCATTTTGCACCAGCTCCATCTTCAGCCTCAGCTGCATTGCTCTGGACCGCTACCTAGCCGTGTGCGACCCCCTGCGTTACTCTACCCGCATGTCCCGGCGCAAGATCTCCTGCCTGCTGCTTCTCTCTTGGTTCGTCCCCATCGGGGTGTCCGTCCCCATCGTCACGCTTGGCCAGGTCGCAGACGAACGCGCTGGGGGCCATGGGCCCACTAAATGCGTCTTGGTGATGACTGCCCCCTTTGCGGTCCTGGCCTTCACAGTAAGCTTCCTCCTGCCCACTGTCTTCATGGCTACCGCGTACTGGAAGATCTTCCTGGTGGCCCAGAAACAGGTCAGGCAGATCAACACGGTGGAGAACCAAGCCACCCGGACCCAGGGCGCCATCCAATTGCAGCCAGACTCTACAACACGTAGGGAGAGGAAAGCAGCCAAGACTTTGGGCATCATCCTGGGAGCATATCTGCTATGCTGGCTGCCCTTCTTCATCGCCAACTTGGCGCACCCTCTTCTGGGGTACAGCATCAACTCGTGGGTGATGGAGCTCGTGCTGTGGCTCGGTTACGCCAACTCCGCCCTGAACCCCATCCTCTACGCCTTTTTCAATGCAGCTTTCCGCCACGCCTTTGCCAACATCCTGGGCTGCCGGAGGTGCGTCCCAGGGCCCCAAGATGGTCGACTCACCCCCCCGAATCGCAGCAGGCACATGGGCTCGGAGATGGTGACGGTCTCCGGCTGA